From a region of the Panicum virgatum strain AP13 chromosome 2K, P.virgatum_v5, whole genome shotgun sequence genome:
- the LOC120685682 gene encoding ABSCISIC ACID-INSENSITIVE 5-like protein 2: protein MAAAMDLEDDEDIWGNAASSPSATPPQPLAAAAASPCGAFISTQLSLSSRLHLLSTAGGSSAGIYAADGGRRHMDLGAGFRNAAASPAPFFSAYNPDAGAARSALEDEMCLGPGAAAAAWAGAGAGAGGSDRRKKRMIKNRESAARSRARKQAYVRELEQEVQLLQQENESLRVKYEQLRASVEVAGPVKKTLQRMPSAPF, encoded by the exons atggcggcggccatggacttggaggacgacgaggacatCTGGGGGAACGCCGCCAGCAGCCCCagcgcgacgccgccgcagccgctcgccgcggccgcggcctcccCTTGCGGCGCCTTCATCTCTACGCAGCTCAGCCTCAGCtcccgcctccacctcctctccaCCGCGGGCGGCTCCTCCGCCGGCATCTACGCCGcggacggcggccgccgccacatGGACCTCGGCGCCGGCTTCCGCAATGCCGCCGCGTCCCCGGCGCCCTTCTTCTCCGCCTACAaccccgacgccggcgccgcccgcagCGCGCTCGAGGACGAGATGTGCCTCggccccggcgcggcggcggccgcctgggccggggccggggccggggccgggggctccgaccgccgcaagaagcgcATGATCAAGAACCGCGAGTCCGCGGCGCGCTCCCGCGCGCGCAAGCAGGCCTACGTCCGCGAGCTGGAGCAGGAGGTGCAGCTCCTGCAGCAGGAGAACGAGAGCCTCCGCGTCAAGTACGAGCAG CTGAGGGCGTCCGTGGAGGTGGCGGGGCCGGTGAAGAAGACTCTGCAGAGGATGCCGTCCGCGCCATTTTGA
- the LOC120685692 gene encoding ABSCISIC ACID-INSENSITIVE 5-like protein 2 → MAAAMDMEDDEDIWGDAASSPSAVPPQPLAAAAASPCGAFISTQLSLSSRLHLLSTAGGSSAGIYAADGGRRHMDLGAGFRNAAASPAPFFSAYNPDAGAARSALEDEMCLGPGAAAAAWAGAGAGAGGSDRRKKRMIKNRESAARSRARKQAYVRELEQEVQLLQQENESLRVKYEQLRASVEVAVPVKKTLQRMPSAPF, encoded by the exons atggcggcggccatggacatggaggacgacgaggacatCTGGGGGGACGCCGCCAGCAGCCCCAGCGCGGTTCCGCCGCagccgctcgccgcggccgcggcctcccCTTGCGGCGCCTTCATCTCCACGCAGCTCAGCCTCAGCtcccgcctccacctcctctccaCCGCGGGCGGCTCCTCCGCCGGCATCTACGCCGCGGACGGCGGGCGCCGCCACATGGACCTCGGCGCCGGCTTCCGCAATGCCGCCGCGTCCCCGGCGCCCTTCTTCTCCGCCTACAaccccgacgccggcgccgcccgcagCGCGCTCGAGGACGAGATGTGCCTCggccccggcgcggcggcggccgcctgggccggggccggggccggggccggaggctccgaccgccgcaagaagcgcATGATCAAGAACCGCGAGTCCGCGGCGCGCTCCCGCGCGCGCAAGCAGGCCTACGTCCGCGAGCTGGAGCAGGAGGTGCAGCTCCTGCAGCAGGAGAACGAGAGCCTCCGCGTCAAGTACGAGCAG CTGAGGGCGTCCGTGGAGGTGGCGGTGCCGGTGAAGAAGACTCTGCAGAGGATGCCGTCCGCGCCATTTTGA